AAATTTGGTAAGTTATGATAGATTTCTCGCTTGATTGTTCGGAGAGCCAAAAAGCCGATGGCAAAGTTACCAGATCTAACGATCGCTACAGTTCTTCGTTTGCAGCAACAATTATTAGAATCGATTAACGAAACGACAGAGGCTGAGTTCCTCTTATTTGAACAATTTGGTGAAACAGACGAAACTAACGATTACTTCGATCAACTTCAAAATTCTAAAGAGCGAGCAGAGTCCTATTATTTGCGTTTATTTACGGTTTTAAGGGAAATCTATCGCTCTCAACCTATGGCTTCTCGTGATAATCTAAAGTTACTCGATCGATATATTAATGAAGCTGAAGCTACAATTGATGCTATAGCTGCTACAGTCTCTGAAATTAGGAGAGATTTTCACCTGCCATGAACAATGAACCTAGAATACCCGATCTAGAAACCAGAGTGCGACATCTTACCAAATTGCGACAACTATCAGAATGCATGGATCGTCATCTGGCAGATTTGGATGAATTAAATGCTCGATTGCAAGCAGAAAATCAAAAAAGTCCGTTGGCTATTTACCATAAAAAAAGACAACAGCGTTTAGCAGAACTAGCAAAAGAATAGACTGCCATTTTTAATGGCTAAATCGATACCTTTACAGATAATTGAAAAACTGCTGATGTTTTTGAAAAGCTGCTTTTAAGAGTGGATTTGGCTCTGGAGGATTATCGATCGCCTCAAAAACTAGATTGGCATCTCGCTGTGAAAGCTCAATGGTGCGATCGCTCTTTATATTTAAATGAGCTTCTTTTAGGGCTGCTTGAACTAAAAATTGGTTTAATGACATTCAGTTTTCTAATTCAACATACAGTTGCTTGAATTGTAGCAAACCGCGCGATCGCTGTTTCATACCAAATCCGCATAAATAACCCCTTTTTGGCGCTGGCGGTTGAAACCGCAGCTATACAACCAAAGTCCGCCTACGCGGACTAAAAATAAAGGGTAGGTAAAACCTCTTGCCTACCCCGATCGCTTTTCGCGTCACTGCTCTATCAAATTCGATCTCAATCGCCAATTATTCTACATGAGCAAACTTACCGAAAAGGAAGTCTAGAGCATAGTTTCTCAGTTCGTAGTATCTAGTATCTTCCATAATTTTGGCGCGATCACGAGGTCTACTGAAGGGAATATCTAGTACTTCTCCAATATTGGCGTGAGGACCATTCGTCATCATCACCAGGCGATCGGCGAGGAATAAGGCTTCATCGATATCGTGAGTAATCATCAACACGGTTACTTGATGTTCTCGCCATATTTTCAGCAATTCTTCTTGTAATTCCTCTTTGGTAATTGCATCCAAAGCGCCGAAAGGTTCGTCTAGAATTAAAACTTGAGGATGAGTCGCCAAAGCACGAGCGATCGCCACCCGTTGCTTCATCCCTCCAGAGAGTTGCGAAGGTCTTTTGTCTGCGGCTTCTGATAAACCTACCATGTGCAGATATTCTCGCACTAGGTTTTTCTTATCACCTGAAGATTTATGGGGATAAACTGCATCTACAGCGAGATAAACGTTCTCATACGCACTCAGCCAAGGTAATAGAGAATAGTTTTGAAACACCATCATGCGATCGGGACCTGGTTGGGAGATTTGCCGATCTTGGAGTTTAACTTCTCCACTAGTAGGGGTAGTAAATCCAGCAACCATGTTGAGTAAAGTAGATTTACCACAACCAGAGTGACCGATCAAACAAACGAATTCCCCTTCATTAACACTCAGGTTCACGTCTTCTAAAACTGTGTAGGAACCTTCAGGAGTAGGATAGACTTTCGATACATCCCGAATGGCGAGAAAAGGTTCGCGGGTAATAACTGGAGAAGCGAGGGTTTGGGGGCGATTAAAAGATTGCATGGGATTAGGATGAAGTTTGAGGGCGATTTTGGGGATAATTGTCGTGTAGAGACGTTACATATAACGTCTCTACTAGATGTGTCACGTTTCTACTTACTCCGACTGAACAAATCGATCGCAATTTCTTCAATTTCGATATCGCGGACAATTTCTAATCGTTTCAAATAGCCAAGTGGATCGTCAGGATTGAACACCATCCCGTCAAATAGTTTGAAAGATTCCCGATCTGGCTCAATATCTGGTAGACCTAGCTGTCTGGAAGCTTCTCCAAATATATCTACTCGTCTGACTCGTTCTAAGATTTCTAACCAGTTTCTGGGGAAAGGAGTTGTACCCCATCTAGCTAGTTGAGTGAGAATCCATAATCCCTCAACTCTTTGGGGGCAATTGCTATTATCAAGGTGGAATTGCGGGAAACGTCGCAGTAATTTCGCTTCTTCTCCATTACCCCGCTCAAATGGCTCAATAAATCCATTCCGAACATAGGCGGGATTAGCATCAAGATATTGAGGAAGACAGAGTAAATCTACAATTTCTTCTCGATGGCGGGGATCGTCGCAGTATTCCCCAGCTTCCATCAAGGCTTTAACCAAAGCTAAGTGCGTTTCTGGATGTTGATTCGC
The nucleotide sequence above comes from Merismopedia glauca CCAP 1448/3. Encoded proteins:
- a CDS encoding DUF1778 domain-containing protein, whose protein sequence is MSLNQFLVQAALKEAHLNIKSDRTIELSQRDANLVFEAIDNPPEPNPLLKAAFQKHQQFFNYL
- a CDS encoding ABC transporter ATP-binding protein; the protein is MQSFNRPQTLASPVITREPFLAIRDVSKVYPTPEGSYTVLEDVNLSVNEGEFVCLIGHSGCGKSTLLNMVAGFTTPTSGEVKLQDRQISQPGPDRMMVFQNYSLLPWLSAYENVYLAVDAVYPHKSSGDKKNLVREYLHMVGLSEAADKRPSQLSGGMKQRVAIARALATHPQVLILDEPFGALDAITKEELQEELLKIWREHQVTVLMITHDIDEALFLADRLVMMTNGPHANIGEVLDIPFSRPRDRAKIMEDTRYYELRNYALDFLFGKFAHVE